One Panicum virgatum strain AP13 chromosome 9K, P.virgatum_v5, whole genome shotgun sequence genomic region harbors:
- the LOC120651789 gene encoding cyclin-dependent protein kinase inhibitor SMR1-like: MSASPEFYKPAPPAFSPCSSPLLLHGAGGGAGAAAEESAAAMWQQQQQQQQEEEEEEDYRCRTPTGGESQVKPPGTCPPAPRKPRAPAAPAPCRKRLFEVEVFSLRLEELERLFWRPHPSPAPAAPAQKKRRRVACPQPKKSSS; the protein is encoded by the coding sequence ATGTCCGCGTCGCCGGAGTTCTAcaagcccgcgccgccggcgttctCGCCGTGCAGCTCGCCGCTCCTCCTGCACGGGGCGGGAGGCGGGGCGGGAGCGGCAGCGGAAgagagcgcggcggccatgtggcagcagcagcagcagcagcagcaggaggaggaggaggaggaggactacCGGTGCCGGACGCCGACGGGCGGGGAGAGCCAGGTGAAGCCGCCCGGGAcgtgcccgccggcgccgcggaagccgcgcgcgcccgcggcccccGCGCCGTGCCGGAAGCGGCTGTTCGAGGTGGAGGTGTTCAGCCTGCGGCTGGAGGAGCTGGAGCGTCTCTTCTGGCGCCCGcacccgtcgccggcgccggcggcgcccgcccaGAAGAAGCGCCGGAGGGTGGCCTGCCCGCAGCCGAAGAAGAGCAGCAGCTAG